The Streptomyces sp. NBC_00775 genome includes the window ACAGGAGTTGAGGCAAGGGGGAGCGAAGGAGGGGGAGCGAGGGGGAAAGGAAGCGAGGGGGAAAGGGGCAAGAAGGAGCGAAGCGTTACTTCGTCGGCTTCTTGCCGGTTACGCCGAGGTGCACCAACAGCGCGAGATTCGGCTTGAGTTCAGCCTGCTTGACGCCCCACGTCTGGAAGCCCTTCTGGTGCGAGGCCACCGCCGCGAGCATGGCGACAAGGGAACCGGCCATCGCCGCCGGGTTCACGTCCTTGTCGACCTTGCCCTTGGACTGGAGGTCGGTGACCGTGTCCGTAAGGGAGTTGTTCACGGAGTTCAGGATCTTCATACGGATCTTGTAGAACCGCTTGTCGCCCTCGGCGGCGCCCAGATCGACGACCCGCAGGATCGCGTCGTTCCTGCGCCAGAACTCCAGGAAGCCGTCGACGAGTTCCTGCGCGGTCTGCCAGCCGGCCTTGCCGACCCAGGAACGCCCTTCGAGCAGCTGGGTCAACCCGGCGCCCTCCGCGGCCATTTGCTCGGCGATCTCCAGGACGGCGCCTTCGACGTCCGGGAAGTACTGGTAGAAGGTCGCGGGCGAAGTCCCCGCCTTCCGGGCGACATCAATGACTTTGACGTCCCGGTAGGGCGAGGAGCTGAGCATCTCGCTGAGGCAGTCGAGCAGCTTCTGCCGAGTCGCCTGCCCACGCCGTCCGGCCACGCGGCCGTCGACGGTACGCACTTGTCCTGTCATGCCGTCAGCTTACCGAGGGGTGATCGGAGCGCGATTCGGCC containing:
- a CDS encoding TetR family transcriptional regulator translates to MRTVDGRVAGRRGQATRQKLLDCLSEMLSSSPYRDVKVIDVARKAGTSPATFYQYFPDVEGAVLEIAEQMAAEGAGLTQLLEGRSWVGKAGWQTAQELVDGFLEFWRRNDAILRVVDLGAAEGDKRFYKIRMKILNSVNNSLTDTVTDLQSKGKVDKDVNPAAMAGSLVAMLAAVASHQKGFQTWGVKQAELKPNLALLVHLGVTGKKPTK